The following proteins are encoded in a genomic region of Streptomyces lunaelactis:
- a CDS encoding LacI family DNA-binding transcriptional regulator, with protein MRVSLKDVAERAGVSIKTVSNVVNNYQHVTPAMRTRVQRAIDELGYRPNLTARHLRKGRTGIIALAVPELGNPYFAELAGAVVDAAAEHDYTVLLDHTRGSREQEILVSQGFRARVIDGLILSPLELEAEDLQSRTDDAPLVLLGEREYDLPYDHIAIDNVAASQAAVRHLLGLGRTRIAFLGARTDTANRPAQLRLRGWREELTAAGLPAPDGMVGAVGGWDRGDGALAMAEMLDAGIRPDAVFAFNDLIAIGAMRVLHERGLRVPWDVAVVGFDDIAEGRFGAVTLTTVSPDKRSIARLAVESVIGSLEGAKRGAEARGGRELTADFRLVERESTLGRR; from the coding sequence GTGAGGGTCAGCCTCAAGGACGTCGCGGAGCGCGCGGGCGTCTCCATCAAGACCGTCTCCAACGTGGTGAACAACTATCAGCACGTCACCCCGGCGATGCGGACGCGGGTGCAGCGGGCCATCGACGAGCTGGGCTACCGGCCCAATCTGACGGCCCGCCATCTACGCAAGGGGCGTACGGGGATCATCGCGCTGGCCGTTCCCGAGCTCGGCAACCCCTACTTCGCGGAGCTGGCGGGTGCCGTCGTCGACGCGGCCGCCGAGCACGACTACACGGTGCTGCTCGACCACACCCGCGGCAGCCGTGAGCAGGAGATCCTGGTCAGCCAGGGCTTCCGGGCCCGGGTCATCGACGGCCTGATCCTCAGCCCGCTGGAGCTGGAGGCCGAGGACCTGCAGAGCCGCACGGACGATGCGCCGCTCGTGCTGCTGGGCGAGCGGGAGTACGACCTGCCGTACGACCACATCGCGATCGACAATGTCGCGGCGTCCCAGGCGGCGGTGCGGCATCTGCTCGGCCTCGGACGGACCCGGATCGCCTTCCTCGGGGCTCGTACGGACACCGCGAACCGGCCCGCCCAGCTGCGACTGCGCGGGTGGCGCGAGGAGTTGACCGCGGCGGGGCTGCCGGCGCCGGACGGCATGGTGGGCGCGGTGGGCGGCTGGGACCGCGGGGACGGGGCGCTGGCCATGGCGGAGATGCTGGATGCGGGCATCCGGCCGGACGCCGTCTTCGCGTTCAACGACCTCATCGCCATCGGTGCGATGCGCGTACTGCACGAGCGGGGCCTGCGCGTGCCCTGGGACGTGGCCGTGGTCGGGTTCGACGACATCGCGGAGGGGCGGTTCGGGGCAGTCACCCTGACCACGGTCTCGCCCGACAAGCGGTCGATCGCGCGGCTCGCGGTGGAGTCGGTCATCGGCAGCCTGGAGGGGGCGAAGCGAGGTGCCGAGGCGCGTGGTGGACGTGAACTCACCGCGGATTTCCGGCTGGTGGAGCGGGAGAGCACGCTGGGGCGCCGTTGA
- a CDS encoding ABC transporter substrate-binding protein — translation MKPTALLRRTTTRTLLAIGLAASLALAAGCAKSEDEGSKDTNTGAVGDSGQVVATPPAGDRKTCTVEQFGGKKLDLKGATIGFSQSEKEANPFRIAETASIKAEARARGLKLLTANAQSQFSKQISDVQDLIARGADLLVIAPLNSDGWGPVLRAASARHIPIITIDRKINADACKDYVSFIGSDFIEQGKRAADQMIEATGGKGEIAILLGAPGNNVTTERTKGFKDRITEKAPGLKVVFEQTGEFAREKGQQVTEQLIQSKPQITGIYAENDEMGLGAVNALKGAGKQAGAVKIVTIDGTRNAVQGIVDGWISGVVESNPRFGPLAFQTLDTFTKGEKVAQDIVIQDSAYTKANAKAGIGKAY, via the coding sequence ATGAAGCCGACCGCACTTCTTCGCCGCACCACCACAAGGACCCTCCTCGCCATCGGCCTCGCCGCGAGCCTTGCACTGGCCGCCGGCTGCGCGAAGTCGGAGGACGAGGGGTCGAAGGACACGAACACGGGAGCCGTCGGCGACTCGGGGCAGGTCGTCGCCACTCCGCCCGCGGGAGACCGGAAGACCTGCACCGTCGAGCAGTTCGGCGGCAAGAAGCTGGATCTGAAGGGCGCCACCATCGGCTTCTCGCAGTCCGAGAAGGAGGCGAACCCCTTCCGCATCGCCGAAACCGCCTCCATCAAGGCCGAGGCTCGGGCGCGCGGCCTGAAGCTGCTGACCGCCAACGCCCAGTCACAGTTCTCCAAGCAGATCAGCGATGTCCAGGACCTCATCGCCAGGGGCGCGGATCTGCTCGTCATCGCCCCGCTCAACTCCGACGGCTGGGGCCCTGTGCTGCGTGCCGCGAGCGCCAGGCACATTCCGATCATCACCATCGACCGCAAGATCAACGCCGATGCCTGCAAGGACTATGTGAGCTTCATCGGCTCCGACTTCATCGAGCAGGGCAAGCGCGCCGCCGACCAGATGATCGAGGCGACCGGCGGCAAGGGAGAGATCGCCATCCTGCTCGGCGCGCCCGGCAACAATGTCACCACCGAGCGCACCAAGGGCTTCAAGGACCGGATCACGGAGAAGGCGCCGGGCCTCAAGGTCGTCTTCGAGCAGACCGGCGAATTCGCCCGCGAGAAGGGCCAGCAGGTCACCGAGCAGCTCATCCAGTCCAAGCCACAGATCACCGGGATCTACGCCGAGAACGACGAGATGGGTCTCGGCGCCGTCAATGCCCTCAAGGGCGCGGGCAAACAGGCAGGCGCCGTGAAGATCGTGACGATCGACGGCACCCGCAATGCGGTCCAGGGCATCGTGGACGGCTGGATCAGCGGCGTCGTCGAGTCGAATCCGCGCTTCGGCCCGCTCGCCTTCCAGACCCTCGACACCTTCACCAAGGGCGAGAAGGTGGCGCAGGACATCGTCATCCAGGACAGCGCGTACACCAAGGCGAATGCCAAGGCCGGTATCGGCAAGGCGTACTGA
- a CDS encoding sugar ABC transporter ATP-binding protein: protein MPSPVLSVTGLSKAFPGALALDRVDFAAHAGEVHALIGENGAGKSTLIKVLTGVYRPDSGDMTYQGGRVRFATPLQAQHAGISTIYQEVNLVPLMSVARNLFLGREPRNRFGLIDFRRMHREAAEALRSLGVRVDVTRQLRSLGVGAQQMVSLARAVSVDARVVVMDEPTSSLEPREVRTLFGVIRMLRERGIAVVYVSHRLDELYEVCDTVTVLRDGKVVRAGPIAELDRLRLVSLMLGREMGEVRGQGLTKFTGEHAAGGEPVLRAERLTLRHTLHGVSVDVRPGEVVGLGGLLGSGRSETAKAIAGALRPDSGRVVVAGTPVRTGSTPAAVRAGISLLPEDRKAEGIVPGLSVRENIALAVLPGLSRFGLVDEARIDRVVETFVKRLRIKASSPQQKVGELSGGNQQKVLLARWLAMRPKVLLLDEPTRGIDVGAKAEVQKLIDELAEDGLGVLMISSDVEELIEGSDRVVVLKDGAVVAELTGDAVTEDRLMRAIAAAGGSDDD from the coding sequence ATGCCGTCGCCCGTCCTGTCCGTCACCGGGCTCTCCAAGGCCTTCCCCGGCGCACTCGCGCTCGACCGGGTGGACTTCGCCGCGCACGCGGGCGAGGTCCACGCGCTCATCGGCGAGAACGGCGCCGGAAAGTCCACCCTGATCAAGGTGCTGACCGGCGTGTACCGGCCCGACAGCGGCGACATGACGTACCAGGGCGGTCGGGTCAGGTTCGCCACCCCGCTCCAGGCCCAGCACGCCGGGATCTCCACCATCTACCAGGAGGTCAATCTCGTCCCGCTGATGAGCGTGGCCCGCAATCTCTTCCTGGGCCGCGAGCCCCGGAACCGCTTCGGGCTCATCGACTTCCGCCGGATGCACCGCGAGGCGGCCGAGGCGCTGCGCTCTCTCGGCGTACGCGTCGATGTGACCAGGCAGCTGCGCTCCCTGGGCGTCGGGGCACAGCAGATGGTCTCGCTCGCCCGCGCCGTGTCCGTCGACGCGCGGGTGGTCGTCATGGACGAACCCACCTCTTCGCTCGAACCCCGAGAGGTACGCACCCTGTTCGGAGTGATCAGGATGCTCCGGGAGCGCGGCATCGCGGTGGTCTACGTCAGTCACCGGCTCGATGAGCTGTACGAGGTGTGCGACACCGTCACCGTGCTGCGCGACGGCAAGGTGGTGCGCGCCGGCCCGATCGCGGAGCTCGACCGGCTGCGTCTCGTCTCGCTGATGCTGGGCCGGGAGATGGGAGAGGTACGCGGCCAGGGACTGACGAAGTTCACCGGCGAGCACGCGGCGGGCGGTGAACCGGTGCTGCGCGCCGAGAGGTTGACGCTGCGCCACACCCTGCACGGTGTCTCCGTCGACGTACGCCCCGGCGAGGTCGTCGGCCTTGGCGGGCTCCTCGGCTCCGGCCGCAGCGAGACCGCCAAGGCGATCGCCGGTGCGCTGCGGCCCGACTCCGGCCGGGTCGTCGTGGCGGGCACCCCGGTCCGTACCGGGTCGACGCCCGCCGCCGTCCGGGCGGGCATCAGCCTGCTGCCCGAGGACCGCAAGGCTGAGGGCATCGTGCCGGGCCTGTCCGTACGGGAGAACATCGCGCTGGCCGTGCTGCCCGGCCTTTCGCGCTTCGGCCTGGTGGACGAGGCGCGCATCGACCGGGTCGTGGAGACCTTTGTGAAGCGGCTGCGGATCAAGGCGTCGAGCCCGCAGCAGAAGGTCGGTGAGCTCTCCGGCGGCAATCAGCAGAAGGTGCTCCTCGCCCGCTGGCTGGCCATGCGGCCGAAGGTGCTGCTCCTCGACGAACCGACCCGCGGCATCGACGTCGGCGCCAAGGCCGAGGTGCAGAAGCTCATCGACGAACTCGCCGAGGACGGTCTCGGCGTGCTGATGATCTCCTCCGACGTTGAGGAGCTGATCGAGGGATCCGACCGTGTGGTGGTGCTCAAGGACGGGGCGGTCGTGGCGGAGCTGACCGGCGACGCGGTCACCGAGGACCGGCTGATGCGGGCGATCGCGGCGGCCGGCGGGAGCGACGATGACTGA
- a CDS encoding ABC transporter permease: MTELALRRTPVDRERLLRLVQEYGVYLGVAVLVLVNTVFTPHFVSGENFRTQAVQVAPVLIVALGMALAIGSEGVDLSVGSVMALSTSLISLYLGYGPWLAIIVAVLGGMAVGLANGSLIAFIGVQPIVATLALMVAGRGLALVLLPQLKDVRDPGMATLGSGDLLGIPHLVLIAAALALAVAFTVRRTTFGRQLLAIGDSRPAAQLAGLPVRRVLILVYVVSGALAAIAGVLATARLSASDPTSLGTLMELSAITAVVVGGTPLSGGRVRIGGTVAGAVLIQLLTATLIKHDLPPSWTQIAQAVVIVAAVCAARERGKR, from the coding sequence ATGACTGAACTGGCGCTGCGCCGCACCCCCGTCGACCGGGAACGGCTGCTGAGACTCGTGCAGGAGTACGGCGTCTACCTCGGCGTCGCCGTCCTCGTCCTGGTCAATACCGTCTTCACCCCGCACTTCGTGTCCGGTGAGAACTTCCGCACCCAGGCCGTGCAGGTGGCGCCCGTCCTGATCGTGGCGCTCGGCATGGCGCTGGCCATCGGCAGCGAGGGCGTCGATCTGTCCGTGGGTTCGGTGATGGCCCTGTCCACGTCGCTGATCTCGCTCTATCTCGGGTACGGACCCTGGCTCGCGATCATCGTCGCCGTCCTGGGCGGCATGGCCGTCGGCCTGGCCAACGGCTCTCTGATCGCCTTCATCGGCGTACAACCCATCGTCGCCACCCTGGCGTTGATGGTCGCCGGGCGCGGACTCGCACTCGTCCTGCTGCCCCAGCTCAAGGATGTCCGCGACCCGGGCATGGCCACCCTCGGCTCCGGCGATCTCCTCGGCATCCCCCATCTGGTCCTGATCGCCGCCGCGCTCGCGCTCGCCGTCGCCTTCACCGTGCGCCGCACCACCTTCGGCAGGCAGCTGCTGGCGATCGGCGACAGCCGCCCGGCGGCCCAGCTGGCGGGTCTGCCGGTACGCAGGGTGCTGATCCTTGTGTACGTCGTCTCGGGCGCCCTTGCCGCGATCGCGGGCGTACTGGCCACGGCGCGGCTGAGCGCGAGCGACCCCACCTCGCTCGGCACGCTGATGGAACTGTCCGCGATCACCGCCGTGGTGGTCGGCGGCACCCCTCTCAGCGGCGGACGGGTGCGCATCGGGGGCACGGTGGCGGGAGCCGTCCTCATCCAGCTGCTCACCGCCACGCTCATCAAGCACGATCTGCCGCCGTCCTGGACACAGATCGCCCAGGCCGTGGTGATCGTGGCCGCCGTCTGCGCGGCACGCGAACGGGGGAAGCGATGA
- a CDS encoding ABC transporter permease — protein sequence MTDTDSPVRATDTARTAEEEPLGASRAERLSALGQQHGALVALIVMVLVASLTFDSFLTGDNLENMAVSSAFLAVVALGMTFVIVTGGIDLSVGSLFALGGVLAAWGSRYGTLVALLLPLAVCGLIGLVNGLLIARARLAPFIVTLAAMLLARGILLSVTDEGSTTYLVDEKSFFAHLGQDKLLGIGVPVWITAALFVLGAVVLRRSRFGQYVYAVGGNEDAAALMGAPVARTKITVYTVSGLCAGLAGALNAAWLVSGVTILGNGMELEAISAVVIGGTLLTGGFGFISGSLVGVLLLKVIQNVINQIGSLDSAYQQVVSGAFLAVVVVAQTWLGRRRRAP from the coding sequence ATGACCGACACGGACAGCCCGGTACGCGCCACGGACACCGCCCGGACCGCTGAAGAGGAGCCGCTCGGCGCGAGCCGCGCGGAGCGCCTGAGCGCCCTCGGCCAGCAGCACGGGGCGCTCGTCGCCCTGATCGTCATGGTGCTCGTCGCCTCGCTGACCTTCGACTCGTTCCTGACCGGCGACAATCTGGAGAACATGGCGGTCTCCTCGGCCTTCCTCGCCGTGGTGGCCCTCGGCATGACCTTCGTCATCGTCACCGGCGGCATCGATCTCTCGGTCGGCTCGCTCTTCGCGCTGGGCGGTGTGCTCGCCGCGTGGGGCTCGCGGTACGGAACGCTGGTCGCCCTGCTGCTACCGCTGGCCGTGTGCGGTCTGATCGGGCTGGTCAACGGGCTGCTGATCGCGCGTGCGCGGCTCGCGCCGTTCATCGTGACGCTGGCTGCGATGCTGCTGGCCCGCGGCATCCTGCTGTCCGTCACGGACGAGGGCTCGACCACCTATCTGGTCGATGAGAAGTCCTTCTTCGCGCACCTCGGGCAGGACAAGCTGCTCGGCATCGGCGTGCCCGTCTGGATCACGGCCGCGCTCTTCGTGCTGGGCGCGGTCGTGCTGCGCCGCAGCCGCTTCGGTCAGTACGTCTACGCGGTCGGCGGCAATGAGGACGCGGCGGCGCTCATGGGCGCCCCCGTGGCCCGTACGAAGATCACCGTGTACACGGTCTCCGGACTGTGCGCGGGACTTGCGGGTGCGCTCAACGCGGCGTGGCTGGTCTCCGGCGTCACCATCCTGGGCAACGGCATGGAGTTGGAGGCCATCTCCGCCGTGGTCATCGGCGGCACGCTGCTCACGGGCGGCTTCGGCTTCATCAGCGGCTCGCTCGTCGGCGTGCTGCTGCTGAAGGTCATCCAGAACGTCATCAACCAGATCGGCTCGCTGGACTCCGCGTACCAACAGGTGGTCAGCGGTGCGTTCCTGGCCGTGGTCGTCGTCGCTCAGACGTGGCTGGGGCGCCGGCGCAGGGCCCCGTAG
- a CDS encoding cupin domain-containing protein — protein sequence MTTHTSFAVHIPGADLEPDPLDDAQIVRGTPEVSGKVLWESQDGKQIRGIWQITPGVVTDTEGDELFVVVSGRATIAVEDGPTFDVGPGDACVLREGDRTTWTVHETLRKAYHITLP from the coding sequence ATGACCACGCACACCAGCTTTGCCGTACACATCCCCGGCGCCGACCTGGAGCCGGATCCCCTCGACGACGCCCAGATCGTGCGGGGCACCCCCGAGGTGTCGGGAAAGGTGCTCTGGGAGTCGCAGGACGGCAAGCAGATCCGGGGAATCTGGCAGATCACCCCTGGCGTGGTGACCGACACCGAGGGAGACGAACTCTTCGTCGTCGTCAGCGGCCGGGCCACCATCGCCGTCGAGGACGGCCCGACCTTCGACGTCGGTCCGGGCGATGCGTGCGTCCTGCGCGAGGGGGACCGGACCACCTGGACCGTCCATGAGACCCTGCGCAAGGCGTACCACATCACCCTGCCGTAG
- a CDS encoding glutamate ABC transporter substrate-binding protein: protein MKSCKSTAVAAIAALTVALTATACAGASDDAGDGATSSPDGVIPPTLPTYKVAQDVKIDSPTLKKAQKAGKLVIGAKNDQPFLGFEDTTGKRSGFDIEIAKMIAADLGFSPDKIEFKTVDTRNREATISRGEVDLYVGTYTINDERKKQVGFAGPYYKAGADLLVRRNDGTISGPYSLQGKTVCSVKGSTALREIKKPDYNTTTVETTKYFECVKKLLDDEVDAVTTDDAILMGYAAQRPDKLKVVGQPFTEEPYGVGMNKDDKALRVAVSNALEAHDVNGDHKMAYEATLGLSGSKYVGAPAVQSY from the coding sequence ATGAAGTCGTGCAAGTCCACCGCAGTCGCTGCGATCGCCGCGCTTACTGTCGCCCTCACCGCAACCGCCTGTGCTGGAGCCTCCGACGATGCCGGTGACGGGGCCACCAGCAGCCCGGACGGGGTGATCCCGCCGACGCTGCCCACCTACAAGGTCGCCCAGGACGTCAAGATCGACTCCCCGACCCTGAAGAAGGCCCAGAAGGCCGGCAAGCTCGTCATCGGCGCCAAGAACGACCAGCCGTTCCTCGGCTTCGAGGACACGACGGGCAAGCGGTCCGGCTTCGACATCGAGATCGCCAAGATGATCGCCGCCGACCTCGGATTCTCGCCCGACAAGATCGAGTTCAAGACGGTCGACACCAGAAACCGCGAGGCCACCATCTCCCGGGGCGAGGTCGACCTGTACGTCGGCACGTACACGATCAACGACGAGCGCAAGAAGCAGGTGGGATTCGCCGGCCCGTACTACAAGGCGGGCGCCGACCTCCTGGTCCGCAGGAACGACGGGACGATCAGCGGGCCATACTCGCTGCAGGGCAAGACGGTCTGCTCGGTCAAGGGCTCGACCGCGCTCCGCGAGATCAAGAAGCCCGACTACAACACCACGACCGTCGAGACGACCAAGTACTTCGAGTGCGTTAAGAAGCTGCTCGACGACGAGGTCGATGCCGTCACCACCGACGATGCCATTCTCATGGGCTACGCCGCCCAGCGCCCGGACAAGCTGAAGGTCGTCGGCCAGCCGTTCACCGAGGAGCCCTACGGCGTCGGCATGAACAAGGACGACAAGGCGCTGCGTGTGGCGGTTTCAAACGCCCTCGAGGCGCACGACGTGAACGGCGACCACAAGATGGCGTACGAGGCGACGCTCGGTCTGTCCGGCTCCAAGTACGTCGGAGCGCCGGCGGTCCAGAGCTACTGA
- a CDS encoding amidase encodes MSDPLSTTVVHAFGDDVLGEHDAVSLAELIRAEEADPAEVARAAVERVRKVGGDLHAVQVPAYDRAVASATGGSGVFAGVPTFIKDNIDYRGLPTGFGSAAYVPRPARRHAPFARQFLSTGVTVLGKTRLPEFGFNATTEFENAAPVCNPWHTGYSAGGSSGGSAALVAAGAVPIAHANDGGGSIRIPAACCGLVGLKATRGRLVANEEGRTLPINLVSDGVLSRSVRDTAAFFAAAEEYWRNPKLPPLGLVEGPSQRRLRIGLLLDSPTGATTDAATRAAVTDTAAALEKLGHTVEPVRITLDGRFAEDFITYWGLLSFLVGATGKRLDRHFDRRRMDGLSQGLRAHYRRRLGSTPAVLRRLSRSREAYAAAFRDHDLVLSPVLAHTTPRLGHLSPDVPYETLIERLTSYVAFTPLNNVVGSPAISLPASLATEDGLPIGVMFSGRNGDERTLLEIAFALEADRPWRRIQDRRPPTV; translated from the coding sequence GTGAGCGATCCCCTGAGCACTACCGTTGTCCATGCCTTTGGCGACGACGTGCTCGGTGAGCACGACGCCGTGAGCCTGGCCGAGCTGATCCGCGCCGAAGAAGCCGACCCGGCCGAGGTGGCGCGGGCTGCAGTGGAGCGAGTGCGGAAGGTCGGCGGGGATCTCCACGCCGTGCAAGTCCCCGCGTACGACCGGGCCGTGGCCTCCGCCACCGGCGGTTCCGGGGTTTTCGCCGGGGTACCGACCTTCATCAAGGACAACATCGACTACCGCGGCCTGCCCACGGGCTTCGGCAGCGCCGCGTACGTGCCGCGGCCCGCGAGGCGGCACGCGCCGTTCGCCCGGCAGTTCCTGAGCACCGGCGTGACGGTGCTCGGCAAGACGCGGCTGCCGGAATTCGGTTTCAACGCCACCACCGAGTTCGAGAACGCGGCACCGGTGTGCAACCCCTGGCACACGGGGTACTCCGCGGGCGGCTCATCGGGCGGCAGCGCCGCGCTGGTGGCGGCCGGCGCCGTGCCGATCGCGCACGCCAACGACGGCGGCGGCTCGATCCGCATCCCCGCCGCCTGCTGCGGGCTGGTCGGACTCAAGGCCACCCGGGGCAGGCTGGTCGCCAACGAAGAAGGCCGCACGCTGCCCATCAACCTGGTCAGCGACGGGGTACTGAGCCGATCCGTACGGGATACCGCCGCGTTCTTCGCCGCCGCGGAGGAGTACTGGCGCAACCCGAAGCTGCCACCGCTCGGCCTGGTCGAGGGCCCGTCACAACGTCGTCTGCGTATCGGGCTGCTGCTCGATTCTCCGACCGGCGCCACCACGGACGCCGCCACCCGGGCCGCCGTGACGGACACCGCGGCCGCGCTGGAGAAGCTGGGCCACACCGTGGAGCCGGTGCGGATCACCTTGGACGGGCGCTTTGCTGAGGACTTCATCACCTACTGGGGCTTGCTGTCCTTTCTCGTGGGCGCCACCGGCAAGCGGCTGGACCGCCACTTCGACCGCCGCCGCATGGACGGTCTCAGCCAGGGCCTGCGCGCCCACTACCGGCGCCGGCTGGGCAGCACCCCCGCGGTGCTGCGCCGCCTGAGCCGCTCCCGCGAGGCGTACGCGGCGGCCTTCCGCGACCACGACCTCGTCCTCTCGCCGGTACTTGCGCACACCACGCCGCGACTGGGCCATCTCAGCCCCGATGTGCCGTACGAGACGCTGATCGAGCGGCTTACCTCCTACGTTGCCTTCACCCCGCTGAACAACGTGGTCGGCAGCCCCGCGATCTCCCTGCCTGCGAGCCTCGCGACCGAGGACGGCCTGCCCATCGGGGTGATGTTCTCCGGCCGGAACGGCGATGAACGCACGCTGCTGGAAATCGCGTTCGCGCTGGAGGCCGACCGGCCTTGGCGCCGCATCCAGGACAGGCGACCGCCGACGGTATGA
- a CDS encoding DUF3048 domain-containing protein, which translates to MPTTRAKRPAAASLVAAALVIMAWGCHGGDGTGPPDKRVPSSEKSVASAPVLAVKIDNVGPARPQTGLQEADIVYVEQVEAGLSRILAVYSSRLPSVVGPVRSARESDLELLRQFDRPTLAYSGAQAKLRPAIEAAPLNDLPPSKAPGAYFRSGDRAAPHNLYLRPRNTRHTTARANAAEAAGLRFGPAPAGGRPVTGHTVRYPSARFAFTWSADRQQWQVDMDGAPARTAEGARLGTATVVVQYVTVRPSLFRDRSGNTTPYTETVGSGTALVLRNGRAYDAEWSRGTPESTTAFTTPDGKPMTFAPGGLWIVFAPR; encoded by the coding sequence ATGCCCACAACGAGAGCGAAGAGACCGGCCGCAGCCTCACTCGTGGCAGCGGCGCTGGTCATCATGGCGTGGGGATGCCACGGCGGAGACGGCACCGGCCCGCCGGACAAACGGGTGCCCTCCAGTGAGAAGTCCGTAGCGAGCGCTCCCGTCCTCGCGGTGAAGATCGACAACGTCGGGCCCGCCCGGCCGCAGACCGGCCTCCAGGAGGCGGACATCGTCTACGTGGAGCAGGTGGAGGCCGGTCTCAGCCGGATCCTCGCCGTCTACTCCTCCCGGCTCCCGTCCGTCGTCGGCCCGGTGCGCAGCGCCCGTGAGAGCGACCTGGAGCTGCTGCGGCAGTTCGACCGGCCGACTCTCGCCTACTCCGGTGCGCAGGCCAAGCTCAGGCCGGCCATCGAAGCGGCGCCGCTGAATGATCTTCCGCCCTCGAAGGCGCCGGGGGCCTACTTCCGCAGCGGCGACCGGGCAGCGCCGCACAATCTCTATCTGCGGCCCCGGAACACCCGGCACACCACTGCCCGAGCGAACGCCGCCGAGGCCGCCGGGCTCCGCTTCGGTCCCGCGCCGGCCGGCGGCAGGCCTGTCACCGGCCACACGGTCCGTTATCCCTCGGCGCGTTTCGCCTTCACCTGGTCGGCGGACCGGCAGCAGTGGCAGGTGGACATGGACGGCGCCCCGGCCCGTACCGCCGAAGGGGCACGCCTGGGTACGGCCACGGTCGTCGTGCAGTACGTGACCGTGCGCCCGTCGCTCTTCCGCGACAGGTCGGGGAACACGACGCCGTACACCGAGACCGTAGGTTCCGGCACCGCGCTCGTCCTGCGCAACGGCAGGGCGTACGACGCCGAATGGTCGCGCGGAACGCCCGAGTCCACAACCGCCTTCACCACCCCGGACGGCAAGCCGATGACGTTCGCGCCCGGCGGGCTCTGGATCGTGTTCGCACCACGGTGA
- a CDS encoding FAD-binding oxidoreductase: MTTPTSVLDEKLLERLRGAVRGDIVQPGDPDYDEARKVYNAMHDKRPAIVVRAVDVGDIVATVDFAREQDLLLAVRGGSHSVTGYGTCDGGVVLDLGRMRGIRVDPQVRTARAEGGCTWADFNHATHAFGLATTGGIVSTTGIGGLTTGGGMGYLARRCGLACDNLISADLVTADGSFVTCSQKQNADLLWAVRGGGGNFGVVASFEYRLQPVSDILGGPTFYPLDGDVMRRYRELIAGSDEKLGALLVVGLGPPLPFLPERWHGRPVCGVVTCWTGPETEDDRVRARLADLGPIVGQHVGRMPYPVINTLFDDLVPAGLFHYWKGTFSQSLPEGAIDAYVEYGATTPSLQSVTVVFPIDGACHRVGPEETAFTYRDADFATALSPSLPTRADCEASAGWARAFAAALEPHSMEGGYVNFMDHDDQDRVRANYRQNYDRLTAIKRRYDPGNLFRLNHNIAP, translated from the coding sequence ATGACCACCCCCACATCAGTCCTCGACGAGAAGCTGCTGGAGCGACTGCGGGGGGCCGTACGGGGCGACATCGTCCAGCCCGGCGACCCCGACTACGACGAGGCGCGCAAGGTCTACAACGCGATGCACGACAAGCGGCCGGCGATCGTCGTCCGGGCCGTCGACGTCGGCGACATCGTCGCCACCGTGGACTTCGCCCGCGAGCAGGATCTGCTGCTGGCGGTGCGCGGCGGCAGCCACAGCGTCACCGGCTACGGAACCTGCGACGGCGGCGTCGTACTCGACCTCGGTCGCATGCGCGGGATCCGGGTCGACCCGCAGGTGCGCACGGCCAGGGCGGAGGGCGGCTGCACCTGGGCGGATTTCAACCACGCCACCCACGCCTTCGGCCTGGCGACCACGGGCGGGATCGTGTCCACCACCGGCATCGGCGGGCTGACCACGGGAGGCGGTATGGGCTATCTGGCCCGCCGCTGCGGGCTGGCCTGCGACAACCTGATCTCGGCCGACCTGGTCACGGCCGACGGCTCCTTCGTGACCTGTTCCCAGAAGCAGAACGCCGACCTGCTGTGGGCCGTGCGTGGCGGGGGCGGGAACTTCGGGGTCGTCGCGTCCTTCGAGTACCGGCTGCAGCCCGTGTCCGACATCCTCGGCGGGCCGACGTTCTACCCGCTCGACGGCGATGTGATGCGCCGGTACCGCGAGCTGATCGCCGGGTCCGACGAGAAACTCGGCGCTCTGCTCGTCGTCGGGCTCGGCCCGCCGCTCCCGTTCCTGCCCGAGCGCTGGCACGGGCGGCCGGTCTGCGGAGTGGTCACGTGCTGGACCGGGCCCGAAACCGAGGACGACCGGGTCCGGGCCCGTCTCGCCGACCTCGGTCCGATCGTGGGACAGCACGTCGGGCGCATGCCCTACCCCGTGATCAACACCCTCTTCGACGACCTGGTGCCCGCCGGCCTCTTCCACTACTGGAAGGGCACCTTCAGCCAGAGCCTGCCGGAAGGAGCGATCGACGCGTACGTCGAGTACGGCGCCACGACACCCAGCCTTCAGAGCGTGACGGTGGTGTTCCCCATCGACGGGGCCTGCCACAGGGTGGGACCCGAGGAAACCGCATTCACCTACCGGGACGCCGACTTCGCGACCGCACTCAGCCCGAGCCTCCCCACCCGCGCCGACTGCGAGGCCAGCGCCGGCTGGGCGCGCGCCTTCGCCGCGGCGCTCGAACCCCACTCCATGGAGGGCGGCTACGTGAACTTCATGGACCACGACGACCAGGACCGGGTCCGGGCCAACTACCGCCAGAACTACGACCGCTTGACGGCGATCAAGCGGCGCTACGACCCTGGCAACCTGTTCCGCCTGAACCACAACATCGCGCCCTGA